ATGCCCGCGCTGACTTCGCAGATCGACCCCCGCTCGCAGGATTTCGCCGACAACGCCGCCTTCCATCGCGAACTGGTCGCCGAGCTCGACCGCCGCCTGGCCCGCGCCGCCGACGGCGGTGGCGAGAAGGCCCGCGCCAAGCACAGCGAACGCGGCAAGCTGCTGCCGCGCGAGCGCATCGACGCCCTGCTCGATCCCGGCTCGCCGTTCCTGGAAATCGCCCCGCTCGCCGCCGAAGGCATGTACGACGATGCCGCGCCCGCCGCCGGCATGGTCTGCGGCATCGGCCGGGTGATGGGCCAGGAAGTCGTCATCGTCGCCAACGACGCCACCGTCAAGGGCGGCACCTACTTCCCGATGACGGTGAAGAAGCACCTGCGCGCGCAGGAGATCGCCCGCGAGAACCGCCTGCCCTGCCTCTACCTGGTCGATTCCGGCGGCGCCTTCCTGCCGCTGCAGGACGAGGTGTTCCCGGACCGCGAGCACTTCGGCCGGATCTTCTACAACCAGGCGCGGATGAGCGCGGAAAACATCCCGCAGGTCGCGGTGGTGATGGGCAGTTGCACCGCCGGCGGTGCCTATGTGCCGGCGATGAGCGACGAATCCGTCATCGTCAAGGAACAGGGCACGATCTTCCTCGGCGGCCCGCCGCTGGTGAAGGCCGCGACCGGCGAAGTGGTCGATGCCGAGGAACTCGGCGGCGCCGACGTGCACACCCGCATCTCCGGCGTGGCCGACCATTTCGCCGAGGACGACCGCCATGCGCTGCAGATCGCACGCGGGATCGTCGGTTCGTTCAACCGCAAGAAGGTGTTGCCGGTCGCGACGCAGCAGTCGCGCGAGCCGCTGTTCGCGGCCGAAGAGCTGTACGGCATCGTGCCGAAGGACGCGCGCCGTCCATTCGACATCCGCGAGG
Above is a genomic segment from Thermomonas aquatica containing:
- a CDS encoding carboxyl transferase domain-containing protein translates to MPALTSQIDPRSQDFADNAAFHRELVAELDRRLARAADGGGEKARAKHSERGKLLPRERIDALLDPGSPFLEIAPLAAEGMYDDAAPAAGMVCGIGRVMGQEVVIVANDATVKGGTYFPMTVKKHLRAQEIARENRLPCLYLVDSGGAFLPLQDEVFPDREHFGRIFYNQARMSAENIPQVAVVMGSCTAGGAYVPAMSDESVIVKEQGTIFLGGPPLVKAATGEVVDAEELGGADVHTRISGVADHFAEDDRHALQIARGIVGSFNRKKVLPVATQQSREPLFAAEELYGIVPKDARRPFDIREVIARVVDGSEFQEFKARYGSTLVTGFAHLHGYPVGIVANNGILFAESALKGAHFIELCNQRGIPLVFLQNITGFMVGKKYEQAGIAKDGAKMVTAVACSHVPKFTVVIGGSFGAGNYAMCGRAYGARFLWMWPNARISVMGGEQAASVLATVKRDGIEARGGVWTPDEEDAFKAPIRQQYEDQGNPYYATARLWDDGIIDPADTRRVLGLGLSASLNAPIEDRTRFGVFRM